From a region of the Trichoderma atroviride chromosome 6, complete sequence genome:
- a CDS encoding uncharacterized protein (EggNog:ENOG41~TransMembrane:10 (i21-42o48-69i81-98o118-142i154-179o208-228i249-267o273-294i315-338o358-377i)), with translation MRQIATSRYSFGFWGAKLCSVLNIVVGGGFAVVNYVVVGQILSAVSGYTMSITVGIVIIAVISYVVSIFGFRLIHTFEKYSWIYTFILLCVLIGQAAPHVQTNLPGEDGSSGLVYSGTFLTIVAINFSNASGWCSIAADYYCNFPASTPAWKTFFLTFWGIVIPTTFSVTIGCCLGNAATTAAYPPYADAYTNHGLGGLISEIYHPDAWSKFCLVLLTFSVLGNNIAINYSSGLSMQLMGHYFHAVPRFIWSMAFAIVVAVLAIAGQQNLSNVVNNFVSLLGYWTVSFTMVLMLEDRIFRRKDGYNLEAWDQPHLLPWGVAAVTALLAGYLAGGVPGMSQTWYVGPIAAKFGGDGGDVGIYMSAAITVVVYSVGRYIEKRYTGR, from the exons ATGAGACAAATCGCCACATCTCGATACTCTTTCGGCTTCTGGGGCGCCAAACTGTGTAGCGTCCTCAACATAgtcgtcggcggcggctttgcaGTCGTCAACTATGTCGTTGTTGGCCAGATCCTCAGCGCCGTATCAGGCTATACCATGAGCATCACTGTCGGCATCGTCATTATAGCTGTCATATCTTATGTAGtgtccatctttggcttccgGCTGATTCACACTTTTGAAAAGTACTCATGGATCTATACGTTTATCCTGCTCTGCGTTCTCATTGGACAGGCGGCGCCTCATGTACAAACCAATCTCCCGGGCGAGGATGGCAGTTCGGGATTGGTATATTCGGGAACGTTTCTCACCATTGTTGCAATCAACTTTt CCAACGCATCGGGATGGTGTTCCATCGCCGCAGACTACTACTGCAACTTTCCCGCCAGCACTCCCGCTTGGAagaccttcttcctcactTTTTGGGGCATCGTGATTCCGACCACCTTTTCCGTCACTATCGGTTGCTGCCTCGGAAACGCTGCCACCACGGCCGCTTATCCCCCTTATGCCGATGCATACACTAATCATGGCCTGGGTGGCCTTATTAGCGAAATTTACCACCCAGATGCTTGGTCCAAGTTTTGCCTTGTGCTGCTCACCTTTTCTGTTCTTGGCAACAACATTGCCATCAACTATTCATCCGGCCTAAGCATGCAGCTGATGGGCCATTACTTTCACGCCGTGCCTCGCTTCATCTGGTCCATGGCTTTTGCTATTGTAGTGGCGGTGCTAGCCATTGCAGGACAGCAGAACCTATCCAACGTGGTCAACAACTTCGTGTCGCTACTAGGCTATTGGACTGTGAGCTTCACCATGGTGCTGATGCTTGAAGATCGCATCTTTCGCCGCAAAGATGGCTACAATCTCGAGGCCTGGGATCAACCGCACTTGCTTCCTTGGGGAGTTGCAGCGGTAACTGCCTTATTGGCAGGATACCTCGCTGGGGGTGTACCGGGTATGAGCCAGACGTGGTACGTGGGACCCATTGCGGCCAAGTttggtggcgatggaggaGATGTGGGCATATATATGAGCGCGGCTATTACAGTTGTTGTGTATTCTGTGGGCAGGTACATTGAAAAAAGGTATACTGGCCGATGA
- a CDS encoding uncharacterized protein (EggNog:ENOG41), producing the protein MPSNTQSQSIAQYGQWYYVEAGDYCAAILLKFSLALSDFYFLNPQVDSTCSNLWANTSYCVKPVGNIETYSGYTTATEATTFTRPVTTTDFVPSSIQTATLQPTASGTISDCYVYENAFDANSKIEYLSAADSCSSWAHFANVTVEQLLEWNPSLSANNCVLQAGKSYCVQKWRTPPNVVLPYDYCVPANRTRIPASTFQPSHCSCYTNFRIQDKNNFNCSMAPNLFGITVAELTSLNPWIGSHCDTGIWSQLTSDGYEQVCVLRYGTQPTGSQQPPPV; encoded by the exons ATGCCGTCGAATACACAGAGCCAATCAATAGCTCAATACGGGCAGTGGTACTAT GTCGAGGCTGGCGACTATTGCGCTGCAATATTGCTGAAATTCAGTCTTGCACTCTCAGACTTTTACTTCCTCAACCCTCAAGTGGATTCAACCTGTAGCAATCTATGGGCCAACACTTCTTACTGCGTTAAGCCCGTTGGAAACATCGAGACTTACTCTGGCTACACGACTGCTACGGAAGCAACCACGTTCACACGTCCAGTAACAACAACCGACTTCGTGCCCAGCTCCATCCAGACAGCTACCTTGCAGCCCACAGCCTCTGGCACTATCAGTGACTGCTACGTGTATGAGAACGCATTTGACGCCAATTCGAAGATAGAATATCTATCCGCAGCAGACTCGTGCTCTAGTTGGGCACACTTTGCCAACGTCACTGTCGAGCAGTTGTTGGAGTGGAATCCCAGCCTCTCGGCAAATAATTGTGTACTCCAAGCAGGGAAAAGCTATTGCGTACAGAAATGGCGGACTCCTC CAAATGTGGTGCTGCCATATGACTATTGCGTGCCTGCGAACCGCACGCGCATACCAGCCTCGACATTTCAGCCATCACACTGTAGCTGTTACACAAACTTTCGGATCCAGGACAAAA ATAATTTCAACTGCTCCATGGCTCCCAATCTTTTCGGCATCACGGTTGCGGAACTAACCAGTCTGAATCCCTGGATTGGATCTCACTGCGATACTGGAATCTGGAGCCAGCTGACCTCAGATGGCTACGAACAGGTTTGCGTGTTGAGATATGGGACTCAGCCTACCGGCTCACAACAACCACCTCCAGTGTGA
- a CDS encoding uncharacterized protein (EggNog:ENOG41~CAZy:GH55~SECRETED:SignalP(1-20)), whose translation MVRATRLLAWLAGVTSTVNAAAIEIAPEGLTARDLTVSLDASLTFGQCHPVVRHEDFWMETIKHTGVSPFLNDSSYTVYRNVKDFGAKGDGKTDDTAAIQAAIDAGGRCLWGCGPGDPPAKTLKPALIYFPSGTYKISRTLNSYIYTQLVGNPLDRPVLKADKNFSGLYLLDTFPSPTTSPFPTTINLYYQVRNFVFDTTSVDVKSTVACVNWPSAQAVTLSFNHMKMAENSLHQGVVFNGTTGGGGGSATFMGDLEFTGGNIGIRLNNQQYAMRALTFNNVKTGIQIDHIFTLSLQGVKFNNVNVGVNFTAPPNNSVGSVILIDSEATSTGNVVVSQHTENADGSLIIENLKLNAVGHAVADTHGNSLLAGSTRSTTIRSFIQGTVYKDQTTGKYLESSGSLSRPQALVDSSGAYWTKSRPQYEQYSSGCFSSVRDFGATGDGKTDATKAINAALKANANRRITYFPAGNYRVSGTIHVPVGSRIVGEVWSTISAYGSAFEDEKNPQVVFQMGTTGSRGIIEVSDIAFDVADVLPGAILVENNAAGFRPGDVGLWDSHFRAGGTIGSAVETKCRSYPQSPIDQCKAAFLFLHLKSSSQTYLESVWGWSVNRDLDGLSGATNGTSQSVAVGRGLLVESKLGTWLVGTAFEHNVLYQYQFAGAQNVQALMAQTETVYWQPAPAAPSPWTPDARYSDPDYSNCDGSSIQCFMGWSLRVVGGSDMTFYGLGFWQFFNGLNGVSGPYAQDNIVSIEGQPKRLKIFNLGTHLVKNMVTVNGKAAALSADNKGGWGGLIAAYLPFA comes from the exons ATGGTTCGAGCAACGCGACTGCTGGCGTGGCTCGCCGGAGTGACGTCCACAGTGAATGCTGCTGCAATTGAAATTGCTCCAGAGGG GCTCACTGCCCGTGATCTCACCGTGTCTCTGGATGCCAGTCTCACTTTCGGCCAATGCCACCCTGTTGTCCGCCACGAGGATTTTTGGATGGAGACAATTAAGCATACGGGCGTCTCTCCATTTCTCAATGATTCTTCATACACAGTCTACCGTAACGTCAAAGATTTTGGCGCAAAGGGCGACGGTAAAACAGACGATACTGCAGCCATTCAGGCGGCAATTGATG CTGGCGGACGTTGCTTATGGGGATGCGGCCCGGGCGATCCTCCGGCGAAAACACTCAAGCCAGCGCTCATCTACTTCCCCTCTGGAACTTACAAGATTTCACGAACTCTAAACAGCTACATCTACACGCAACTTGTCGGCAATCCATTGGACAGACCAGTTCTCAAAGCCGATAAGAACTTCTCTGGTCTATACCTCTTGGATACTTTCCCTTCTCCAACGACTTCGCCGTTCCCTACAACCATCAACCTTTACTACCAAGTACGCAACTTTGTATTTGACACAACCAGCGTGGATGTCAAATCGACTGTTGCTTGCGTCAATTGGCCTTCTGCTCAAGCCGTGACTCTGAGCTTCAATCacatgaagatggctgagaACAGCTTGCACCAGGGCGTCGTTTTTAACGGAACCACTGGCGGAGGTGGTGGTTCTGCCACTTTCATGGGAGACTTGGAGTTCACTGGAGGCAATATCGGT ATTCGATTAAACAACCAGCAGTATGCCATGCGCGCTCTGACTTTCAACAATGTCAAGACCGGAATCCAAATTGACCACATTTTCACTCTATCCCTGCAGGGCGTCAAGTTCAACAATGTCAACGTTGGAGTCAATTTTACCGCCCCGCCAAATAACTCTGTAGGATCGGTCATCTTGATTGATTCAGAAGCCACCTCCACGGGCAACGTTGTCGTATCGCAACACACCGAAAACGCAGATGGCTCTCTCATTATTGAGAACCTCAAACTCAATGCCGTCGGCCATGCAGTCGCTGATACGCATGGCAATTCTCTGCTTGCAGGATCGACTCGCTCTACGACAATCCGCTCCTTCATCCAAGGCACCGTATACAAGGACCAGACCACTGGCAAATATCTCGAGAGCAGCGGCTCACTTTCGCGCCCCCAAGCTCTTGTAGACTCCAGTGGCGCTTACTGGACCAAGTCACGACCGCAGTACGAACAGTACAGCTCTGGCTGCTTTTCCAGTGTCCGAGATTTCGGTGCCACCGGAGATGGAAAGACAGATGCCACCAAGGCTATCAACGCTGCACTCAAGGCTAATGCCAACCGAAGGATCACATACTTCCCTGCTGGAAACTACCGCGTCAGCGGCACCATCCACGTTCCCGTCGGATCCAGAATCGTCGGCGAGGTCTGGTCTACCATTAGTG CATACGGAAGCGCCTTTGAGGATGAAAAGAACCCTCAGGTTGTCTTCCAGATGGGCACCACCGGATCCCGTGGCATTATAGAAGTGAGCGACATTGCATTCGACGTGGCAGATGTCCTTCCCGGTGCCATTCTCGTCGAAAACAACGCAGCTGGATTCAGACCAGGCGACGTTGGCCTTTGGGACTCGCATTTCCGCGCTGGTGGCACAATTGGCTCTGCCGTTGAAACCAAGTGTCGTTCATATCCTCAGTCCCCGATCGATCAGTGCAAAGCCGCCTTCTTGTTCCTGCATCTCAAGTCTAGCAGCCAAACCTACTTGGAGAGCGTTTGGGGCTGGTCCGTCAACCGTGATCTCGATGGTCTGAGCGGTGCTACCAACGGAACCAGCCAGTCTGTTGCCGTGGGCCGAGGCCTTCTTGTGGAATCCAAGCTCGGAACCTGGCTTGTAGGCACAGCATTTGAGCACAATGTTCTTTACCAGTATCAGTTTGCGGGCGCACAAAACGTTCAAGCTTTGATGGCGCAAACGGAGACTGTCTACTGGCAGCCTGCGCCAGCGGCTCCCTCTCCTTGGAC ACCTGATGCCCGATACTCTGACCCTGATTACTCCAACTGCGACGGAAGCTCAATCCAGTGTTTCATGGGCTGGTCTCTCCGTGTCGTAGGTGGCAGCGATATGACCTTTTACGGTTTGGGCTTTTGGCAA TTCTTCAACGGCCTTAACGGTGTTTCAGGTCCATACGCCCAAGACAACATTGTCTCTATTGAGGGCCAACCGAAGCGGTTGAAGATTTTCAACCTCGGCACGCACTTGGTGAAGAACATGGTGACTGTGAAtggcaaagctgctgcgctgaGTGCCGACAATAAGGGTGGATGGGGCGGTCTTATTGCTGCCTATCTACCGTTTgcttga
- a CDS encoding uncharacterized protein (EggNog:ENOG41~TransMembrane:4 (i12-34o46-68i75-93o121-141i)), whose product MFGTLEHATLRYIAFANHLMVLISSIIVTGLASWFLAKYDYRGVDIVYQEVIAVITLGFWLIGSVLPLIGRYRGYLAPLNLVFSYLWLTSFIFSSQDWSSGKCGFGKPGQGHCSRKHAIDAFNFLAFFFLLANTIVEGILLRAEYANKAAAAPVNKELSSGANAA is encoded by the exons ATGTTCGGCACTCTGGAGCACGCCACCCTGCGATACATCGCCTTTGCCAACCACTTGATGGttctcatctcttccatCATTGTCACTGGTCTTGCCTCTTGGTTCCTTGCCAAGTATGACTACCGCGGTGTCGACATTGTCTACCAGGAGGTCATT GCCGTCATCACTCTGGGTTTCTGGCTCATTGGCTCAGTCCTTCCTTTGATTGGCCGATACCGCGGATACCTGGCTCCTCTTAACCTGGTCTTCTCTTACCTCTGGCTCActtccttcatcttctcttctcaagACTGGAGCAGTGGCAAGTGTGGCTTCGGCAAGCCTGGCCAGGGACACTGCTCTCGCAAGCACGCCATTGACGCCTTCAACTTCCTTGCATT cttcttccttctgGCCAACACCATCGTTGAGGGCATCCTCCTCCGCGCCGAGTACGCcaacaaggctgctgctgctcccgtcAACAAGGAGCTTTCTTCTGGCGCCAACGCCGCTTAA
- a CDS encoding uncharacterized protein (TransMembrane:1 (o16-38i)): MICARNVREKETSPDYLAIPSLRGSVMAGLLLFGEAAATGKQQQQRRRIRFNSMPLRNYILWSTMPEKTRMSILTTHGMNSAVKASF, encoded by the coding sequence ATGATCTGCGCTCGTAACGTGCGCGAGAAGGAGACCTCGCCGGACTATCTCGCGATACCCTCTCTGCGAGGGTCTGTCATGGCTGGGCTACTTCTCTTTGGAGAAGCCGCAGCTACAGGaaaacagcaacagcagcgccgccgcatACGCTTCAACTCTATGCCTCTCCGCAACTATATTCTCTGGTCGACGATGCCTGAGAAAACAAGAATGTCTATATTGACGACCCACGGCATGAATAGCGCGGTCAAAGCATCATTTTAA
- a CDS encoding uncharacterized protein (EggNog:ENOG41~TransMembrane:12 (i79-102o114-136i157-181o187-208i220-237o257-281i293-318o347-367i388-406o412-433i454-477o497-516i)) — protein MSMEKRDLESGSPTPDNAIQSDVEAGRTILLKADRVHELQARVAVLRYLNGFESWLDRRLGVETQGVDRIPEEEKQPPSVWNIFLMWWSLNIHVGVLPLGLLGPEFGLSLKQSIAASIIGIILGALMTSTTGTLGPKLGMRQIATSRYSFGFWGAKLCSVLNIVVGGGFAVVNYVVVGQILSAVSGYTMSITVGIVIIAVISYVVSIFGFRLIHTFEKYSWIYTFILLCVLIGQAAPHVQTNLPGEDGSSGLVYSGTFLTIVAINFSNASGWCSIAADYYCNFPASTPAWKTFFLTFWGIVIPTTFSVTIGCCLGNAATTAAYPPYADAYTNHGLGGLISEIYHPDAWSKFCLVLLTFSVLGNNIAINYSSGLSMQLMGHYFHAVPRFIWSMAFAIVVAVLAIAGQQNLSNVVNNFVSLLGYWTVSFTMVLMLEDRIFRRKDGYNLEAWDQPHLLPWGVAAVTALLAGYLAGGVPGMSQTWYVGPIAAKFGGDGGDVGIYMSAAITVVVYSVGRYIEKRYTGR, from the exons ATGTCCATGGAGAAGCGCGATCTCGAATCGGGATCTCCGACCCCCGACAACGCCATTCAATCCGACGTCGAAGCAGGCCGAACCATTCTTCTCAAGGCAGATCGCGTGCATGAACTACAAGCACGTGTCGCAGTCTTGCGATACCTCAACGGCTTCGAATCATGGCTTGATCGCAGACTGGGCGTTGAGACGCAGGGCGTGGATCGGATtccagaggaggagaagcagccacCGTCGGTGTGGAATATCTTTCTCATGTGGTGGTCGCTCAACATCCACGTTGGCGTTTTGCCCTTGGGGTTGCTGGGACCGGAGTTCGGTCTCTCGCTGAAACAGTCGATTGCGGCTTCAATCATCGGTATAATACTGGGCGCGCTGATGACTTCGACTACGGGAACATTGGGACCAAAA CTCGGCATGAGACAAATCGCCACATCTCGATACTCTTTCGGCTTCTGGGGCGCCAAACTGTGTAGCGTCCTCAACATAgtcgtcggcggcggctttgcaGTCGTCAACTATGTCGTTGTTGGCCAGATCCTCAGCGCCGTATCAGGCTATACCATGAGCATCACTGTCGGCATCGTCATTATAGCTGTCATATCTTATGTAGtgtccatctttggcttccgGCTGATTCACACTTTTGAAAAGTACTCATGGATCTATACGTTTATCCTGCTCTGCGTTCTCATTGGACAGGCGGCGCCTCATGTACAAACCAATCTCCCGGGCGAGGATGGCAGTTCGGGATTGGTATATTCGGGAACGTTTCTCACCATTGTTGCAATCAACTTTt CCAACGCATCGGGATGGTGTTCCATCGCCGCAGACTACTACTGCAACTTTCCCGCCAGCACTCCCGCTTGGAagaccttcttcctcactTTTTGGGGCATCGTGATTCCGACCACCTTTTCCGTCACTATCGGTTGCTGCCTCGGAAACGCTGCCACCACGGCCGCTTATCCCCCTTATGCCGATGCATACACTAATCATGGCCTGGGTGGCCTTATTAGCGAAATTTACCACCCAGATGCTTGGTCCAAGTTTTGCCTTGTGCTGCTCACCTTTTCTGTTCTTGGCAACAACATTGCCATCAACTATTCATCCGGCCTAAGCATGCAGCTGATGGGCCATTACTTTCACGCCGTGCCTCGCTTCATCTGGTCCATGGCTTTTGCTATTGTAGTGGCGGTGCTAGCCATTGCAGGACAGCAGAACCTATCCAACGTGGTCAACAACTTCGTGTCGCTACTAGGCTATTGGACTGTGAGCTTCACCATGGTGCTGATGCTTGAAGATCGCATCTTTCGCCGCAAAGATGGCTACAATCTCGAGGCCTGGGATCAACCGCACTTGCTTCCTTGGGGAGTTGCAGCGGTAACTGCCTTATTGGCAGGATACCTCGCTGGGGGTGTACCGGGTATGAGCCAGACGTGGTACGTGGGACCCATTGCGGCCAAGTttggtggcgatggaggaGATGTGGGCATATATATGAGCGCGGCTATTACAGTTGTTGTGTATTCTGTGGGCAGGTACATTGAAAAAAGGTATACTGGCCGATGA
- a CDS encoding uncharacterized protein (EggNog:ENOG41), with product MGHKKNASTEIGDSPAVLSKNMDPFPEKFLPIFIQNQFRTKIELPTKERYPNAQGKCAIITGSNTGLGFESARQLLALGLPHLIMAVRSLEKGNEAAKVLRDANPAAKIDVWKLDMESYDSIQAFADKCHKELERLDIAILNAGLSPLSFSTCSTGHEKTMQVNHFVTAHLCKFPNRNERPLLASFDDTKIIAFDPQERYGVSKLINQLFIVKLADLVNPDNVIINMVDPGLTKGTSLGRDVKGPLSFALKGFLGVAGRPAERGSATYVNAVLGHGKDSHGSFLMNCKNAPLACWFYTDGSQLTDLVWNETLQEFKFTNVEEIIQSMQ from the exons ATGGGACATAAGAAAAACGCCAGCACTGAGATTGGGGACTCTCCCGCTGTTCTCTCAAAGAACATGGACCCTTTTCCCGAAAAGTTTCTTCCCATATTCATTCAGAATCAGTTTCGAACGAAAATTGAGCTGCCAACCAAAGAACGATACCCAAATGCACAAGGCAAATGCGCAATTATCACAGGCTCAAATACCGGACTAGGGTTTGAGTCAGCAAGGCAACTTCTCGCTCTTGGTCTCCCGCATCTCATTATGGCGGTACGATCTTTAGAAAAGGGAAACGAGGCGGCCAAGGTGCTTCGTGATGCAaatccagcagcaaagatTGATGTTTGGAAGCTGGATATGGAATCATACGATTCCATACAAGCCTTTGCCGACAAGTGCCACAAAGAACTCGAGCGTCTTGATATCGCCATCTTGAATGCAGGACTGAGTCCGCTATCGTTTAGCACTTGTTCAACTGGCCATGAGAAGACCATGCAAGTCAATCATTTTG TTACGGCACACTTGTGCAAATTCCCCAACAGAAACGAGCGCCCTCTTCTGGCTTCATTTGATGATACAAAAATTATTGCCTTTGATCCACAGGAGAGGTATGGTGTGTCGAAATTGATAAACCAACTGTTCATTGTCAAGCTGGCAGATCTGGTAAACCCTGATAacgtcatcatcaacatggTCGACCCAGGGCTTACAAAAGGCACAAGCCTCGGCAGAGATGTTAAAGGGCCGCTGAGTTTCGCATTGAAGGGCTTCTTGGGCGTTGCTGGAAGACCAGCCGAGAGGGGCAGCGCTACATATGTGAATGCCGTTCTGGGCCATGGAAAAGATTCTCACGGGAGTTTTCTCATGAACTGCAAGAACGCACC CCTCGCCTGTTGGTTCTACACGGATGGGAGTCAACTGACGGATTTGGTGTGGAATGAGACGCTTCAAGAGTTCAAATTCACCAACGTGGAAGAGATAATCCAGTCCATGCAATGA
- a CDS encoding uncharacterized protein (EggNog:ENOG41), producing the protein MSTVFENKYAIVTGGSRGIGASIALLLAERGAKGIAITYSGNEAAAKDAIAKIKAHGANAVAIRANILDADIGETIVKGALAGLKTNTIHILINNAALATSEHLLPILDTTIENFDNLFHANVRAPLFTTRAVLPYMPAKGGRIINVSSVTAKQAADEPGILYGASKAALNSITRSMASALAAEKSLTINSISVGPTKTPAMEDALANLPKEYMEGLKNYATAEKRLAEPEEIAAIVAFVASDEARWMNGASVPANGGAILLAEG; encoded by the exons ATGTCAACTGTTTTCGAAAACAAGTACGCGATTGTCACTGGAGGTTCCAGAGGCATCGGAGCTTCGATTGCGCTGTTACTAGCCGAAAGAGGCGCCAAAGGA ATAGCTATTACTTATTCCGGCAacgaagcagcagctaaGGATGCTATCGCCAAGATCAAAGCCCACGGGGCAAACGCGGTTGCAATTCGCGCTAATATTTTGGACGCCGATATTGGAGAGACAATAGTGAAAGGGGCTCTCGCAGGACTGAAAACCAACACAATACACATTCTTATCAATAATGCTGCTCT TGCTACTTCAGAGCATCTGCTTCCTATTCTAGATACTACCATCGAGAATTTTGATAACCTCTTCCATGCAAACGTACGGGCACCACTGTTTACAACACGCGCAGTGCTTCCTTATATGCCCGCAAAAGGTGGCAGAATTATCAATGTGAGCTCCGTCACAGCCAAGCAGGCTGCCGATGAGCCAGGAATACTTTACGGGGCTAGCAAAGCGGCATTGAATAGCATCACTCgctccatggccagcgcTCTAGCTGCAGAGAAGAGCCTTACGATCAATTCGATAAGCGTCGGCCCAACTAAGACTCCCGCCATGGAGGACGCTTTGGCTAATCTTCCAAAAGAGTATATGGAGGGATTGAAGAATTATGCCACTGCTGAGAAGCGATTGGCAGAGCCGGAAGAAATTGCAGCAATCGTGGCTTTTGTAGCTAGCGATGAAGCTCGTTGGATGAATGGAGCTAGTGTTCCTGCGAATGGAGGGGCGATCCTGCTAGCAGAGGGTTGA
- a CDS encoding uncharacterized protein (EggNog:ENOG41~SECRETED:SignalP(1-15)), which yields MILPAGLLLLPFALASCNDGYWDCMTNNELDYIGFIDRLSICYSICYEMNPSDDNGDDDDDNDRCDFPSQEPLPEYRLSTGSNPGSILMCWPSKGGIYRLSNVHNVQRQFLGFDRRVAKILRPEASADAEDAFCNQLRKLGARWWKSESPYDYEFFVDQYTGRPAQDKSALYIGWPASGGVWALSMDFWDAAEKGYGVIYNSLTMEEQCEMIEEFGGTFYQDPKDCPYLDLPENEPTPS from the exons ATGATTCTTCCCGCcggccttctccttctccctttcGCACTAGCCTCCTGCAATGATGGCTACTGGGACTGTATGACCAATAACGAATTAGACTATATTGGCTTCATAGATCGTCTGTCTATCTGTTACTCGATCTGTTACGAGATGAACCCAAGCGACGacaatggtgatgatgatgatgacaatGATAGATGCGACTTTCCAAGCCAGGAGCCCCTGCCAGAATATCGGTTGTCGACAGGCTCGAATCCCGGCTCCATCTTAATGTGCTGGCCATCGAAAGGCGGCATATACAGGCTTTCTAATGTTCACAATGTGCAGCGCCAGTTCCTTGGTTTCGACCGCCGTGTTGCCAAAATCCTGCGACCTGAAGCCTCGGCAGATGCGGAAGACGCCTTTTGCAATCAGC TCCGGAAACTGGGTGCTCGATGGTGGAAAAGCGAGTCTCCATACGACTATGAATTCTTTGTGGACCAATATACCGGGCGACCTGCCCAAGATAAGTCAGCGCTATATATCGGCTGGCCAGCCTCGGGCGGTGTCTGGGCGCTCTCCATGGATTTCTGGGACGCGGCGGAGAAAGGTTACGGCGTCATCTACAACTCTCTTACTATGGAGGAGCAATGTGAGATGATTGAAGAATTCGGTGGCACATTCTATCAAGATCCAAAAGACTGTCCATACTTGGACCTCCCAGAGAATGAACCAACCCCTTCCTAA
- a CDS encoding uncharacterized protein (EggNog:ENOG41): protein MMQRIAAGGRALRQMCNANHNCSRSLFTSLTRIDATTRSVYHATGETDRICRPRAMMSSTSAAFPPNFGNEICIGHDVDFDRIKSRMTCSKFHDSVWGLVIYRCSQGHQSAWDRLLQGLRNDVRQSAEYYNREEVLQFHDLHAIDDKRLYGATSHQVREHFQSWVPKNLEDRIRPDAVDFKKDKCWDIDWLRATSTPRYEYCLFADDICLESVDQPGLDLPVVKILWKDWESPWSPEEMSRPVPAPFHDGVTEYWEEDVGWMYMPLLDYVGNYHVLGKCFWEDQYVRPPYMDGSEDETNFVGYWRKKSSSEEANQADRERPLSTEQSSR, encoded by the exons ATGATGCAGCGCATTGCAGCTGGAGGCAGAGCCCTGCGGCAGATGTGCAATGCCAACCATAACTGTTCAAGATCGCTATTCACATCCTTGACCAGAATCGATGCGACGACACGCTCGGTGTACCATGCAACAGGTGAGACTGACCGGATTTGTCGTCCTCGCGCCATGATGAGCAGTACTTCAGCAGCATTTCCTCCGAATTTCGGGAACGAAATCTGTATCGGCCATGATGTCGACTTTGACCGTATCAAATCTCGCATGACCTGCTCAAAATTTCACGATTCCGTCTGGGGTTTGGTG ATATATCGGTGCTCTCAAGGTCACCAGTCAGCTTGGGACCGTCTGCTGCAAGGCTTGCGCAACGATGTCCGACAGAGTGCCGAATACTACAACCGTGAGGAAGTATTGCAATTCCATGATCTTCATGCCATCGACGATAAGAGACTCTA CGGAGCCACATCCCACCAAGTCCGAGAACACTTCCAATCCTGGGTCCCAAAGAACCTTGAGGACCGTATCCGGCCGGACGCGGTCGATTTCAAGAAGGACAAATGCTGGGACATAGACTGGCTCCGTGCGACATCTACGCCCAGATATGAATATTGTCTCTTTGCGGATGATATCTGTCTCGAGTCCGTGGATCAACCCGGTCTTGACTTGCCAGTCGTTAAGATTCTGTGGAAGGACTGGGAGTCCCCATGGTCCCCAGAGGAGATGAGCCGCCCAGTACCGGCCCCATTTCATGATGGCGTCACTGAATACTGGGAGGAAGATGTGGGCTGGATGTACATGCCGTTGTTAGACTACGTAGGGAATTATCACGTGCTTGGAAAATGTTTCTGGGAGGACCAGTACGTGAGACCCCCATACATGGATGGTAGTGAAGACGAGACGAATTTCGTAGGATATTGGAGGAAGAAGTCATCAAGCGAGGAAGCAAATCAGGCAGACCGTGAGAGACCGCTCTCCACGGAACAATCGAGCCGCTAG